From Coffea arabica cultivar ET-39 chromosome 2e, Coffea Arabica ET-39 HiFi, whole genome shotgun sequence, the proteins below share one genomic window:
- the LOC113729102 gene encoding auxin-binding protein T85-like encodes MFWHLLTVFAATALHFSATGEASECLTDGFPLVRNVSKLPQGSFEIPGLSHTTLAGSVLHGMKEVEVWLQTLAPGARTPIHRHSCEEAFLVLKGSGTLYLTTNMHPEFPGNPHEFRIFSNSTFLVPIDDVHQVWNTNEQEDLKILVIISRPPVKVFTYDDWFMPHTAAKLLFPIFWDAVCYQTPLERDEL; translated from the exons ATGTTTTGGCATCTCTTAACAGTTTTTGCAGCAACGGCTCTTCACTTCAGTGCGACTGGTGAAGCTTCTGAATGTTTGACCGATG GTTTTCCATTAGTGAGAAATGTTAGCAAGCTTCCACAAGGTAGCTTCGAGATTCCCGGTTTGTCTCACACCACCCTTGCGGGTTCAGTCTTGCATGGCATGAAAGAG GTTGAGGTATGGCTGCAAACATTGGCTCCGGGAGCTCGCACCCCAATCCATAGACACTCATGTGAGGAGGCATTCCTGGTCCTAAAGGGGAGTGGCACTCTCTATCTTACGACAAATATGCACCCCGAATTCCCTGGGAATCCACATGAGTTCCGTATCTTCTCAAATAGCACATTCCTTGTCCCTATTGATGATGTTCATCAG GTCTGGAACACAAATGAGCAGGAggatttaaaaattttggttaTTATATCTCGTCCACCTGTGAAAGT GTTCACATATGATGACTGGTTTATGCCACATACAGCTGCCAAACTACTCTTCCCTATCTTCTGGGATGCAGTGTGTTACCAGACGCCTTTGGAAAGAGACGAGCTTTAA
- the LOC140036312 gene encoding uncharacterized protein, producing the protein MKVMVWNCQGAGSPLIVPQLREFNTLLSPDMILMSETKNKQAVMYQIQKKVGMENSYVVDAVNKAGGMAFFWTNSVQVKEVQHTDFTIEVLIEDGEARINWWLVGIYASCEKQVRKKQWDIVIEKKKAWGDKVIIIGDFNDIKCKEEKWGGRDRDEWTFFDFREFMRRNTLVDIGYEGLPWT; encoded by the coding sequence ATGAAGGTTATGGTGTGGAACTGCCAAGGAGCGGGGAGCCCCTTGATAGTTCCCCAGCTGAGGGAGTTCAACACACTCCTCTCCCCTGATATGATCCTGATGAGTGAAACTAAAAACAAGCAGGCAGTGATGTACCAAATACAAAAGAAGGTGGGAATGGAAAATAGTTATGTAGTGGATGCTGTTAACAAGGCAGGTGGTATGGCTTTCTTCTGGACAAACTCAGTCCAGGTGAAGGAGGTGCAACACACGGATTTCACCATTGAAGTATTGATAGAAGATGGTGAAGCAAGAATTAATTGGTGGTTAGTTGGTATATACGCCAGCTGTGAAAAACAAGTGAGGAAAAAGCAATGGGACATagtaattgaaaagaaaaaggcctGGGGAGACAAGGTGATAATAATAGGGGATTTCAATGACATAAAATGTAAAGAGGAGAAATGGGGTGGAAGGGACAGAGATGAGTGGACATTTTTTGACTTCAGAGAGTTCATGAGAAGGAATACACTGGTGGACATTGGATACGAAGGACTGCCCTGGACCTAG